CGGTCGGGAGGCGCAGGCCGACGGTCGGGTTGACAGTCGCCATGCCGCGCGGCAGCGCCCACCCGTAGAGCGCGCGGAGCGCGGTCACGACGTTGCGCACGGTCGCCGGCGCGAGCCCGCAGGCGGCGAGCCCGTCGGCCCAGCGCTGCGTGTCAGGGAGGGTCAGCTCCCGGAGCCTGGAGCCGCCGAATGCCTCGACGACCCGACCGCGCAGCTCCCGCTGGTAGCCGCGTCTGGTCGATGGCTTGTAGATGCGGCCCGAGCGGTCGCGGATCGAACCGTCAGCGATCCCGGCGACGAATATGTCTACGGTCTCGCGGACGGTCGGCCCGC
This is a stretch of genomic DNA from Actinomycetota bacterium. It encodes these proteins:
- a CDS encoding site-specific integrase; protein product: MSGDRGPTVRETVDIFVAGIADGSIRDRSGRIYKPSTRRGYQRELRGRVVEAFGGSRLRELTLPDTQRWADGLAACGLAPATVRNVVTALRALYGWALPRGMATVNPTVGLRLPT